The Ruminococcus bovis genome includes a region encoding these proteins:
- a CDS encoding homoserine dehydrogenase: MISVAIMGHGTVGSGVAEILTTHKQKLFKAVGEELYVKHILDLREFPDSPLADRFTKNFEDIVNDIEVRVVVEVMGGTNPAYDFVKRCLQAGKSVVTSNKELVAKHGAELLAVAKENNANFLFEASVGGGIPIIRPLSQCLVANEVDEIAGILNGTTNFIFGKMINDNMDFSDALKLAQDLGYAERNPEADIEGHDACRKICILASLAFGKHIYPDNVYTKGISEITLDDVKYADSLNYVIKLIGDVKKTEDGKLDILVAPMLLSKDCILSDINDVFNGILVKGDCTGDVMFYGKGAGKLPTASAVVADVVDCAKHLKARKRIFWTDSDGSQVASYKDSKTAMYIRVAGKGEMAQSLFPDSEIMKADGNTVLMTQEYKFGEIEEKIAKLNENGEKVLSAIRIGNL; this comes from the coding sequence ATGATTTCAGTAGCAATTATGGGTCACGGTACAGTTGGCTCAGGTGTAGCAGAAATTCTGACAACACACAAACAGAAACTTTTCAAAGCAGTTGGCGAGGAACTTTATGTTAAGCATATTCTTGACTTAAGAGAATTTCCTGACAGCCCACTGGCAGACAGATTTACAAAGAACTTTGAGGACATTGTAAATGACATTGAAGTAAGAGTTGTTGTTGAAGTTATGGGTGGTACAAACCCTGCATATGACTTTGTTAAGAGATGCTTACAGGCAGGTAAAAGCGTTGTAACATCTAACAAAGAACTTGTTGCTAAGCATGGAGCAGAACTTCTTGCAGTAGCAAAAGAAAACAATGCTAACTTCTTATTTGAAGCATCAGTTGGTGGTGGTATTCCAATTATCAGACCACTTTCACAGTGCTTAGTAGCAAATGAAGTTGACGAAATTGCCGGTATTTTAAACGGTACAACAAACTTCATCTTCGGTAAGATGATTAACGATAATATGGATTTCTCAGATGCTCTTAAGTTAGCTCAAGACTTAGGTTATGCCGAAAGAAATCCTGAAGCTGATATTGAAGGTCATGATGCTTGTAGAAAGATTTGTATTCTTGCTTCTCTTGCATTTGGTAAACACATTTATCCTGACAATGTTTACACAAAGGGTATTTCAGAAATCACACTTGATGATGTTAAATATGCCGACAGCCTAAACTATGTTATCAAATTAATCGGTGATGTTAAGAAAACAGAAGATGGCAAACTAGACATTCTGGTTGCTCCAATGCTACTTTCAAAGGATTGTATCCTATCAGACATTAACGATGTATTTAACGGTATCTTAGTTAAGGGTGACTGTACAGGTGATGTAATGTTCTACGGTAAGGGTGCCGGTAAGTTACCTACTGCATCAGCAGTTGTAGCCGATGTTGTTGACTGTGCAAAGCACTTAAAGGCTAGAAAGAGAATTTTCTGGACAGATAGTGACGGAAGCCAAGTTGCTTCATATAAAGATAGTAAGACAGCAATGTACATAAGAGTTGCCGGTAAGGGTGAAATGGCACAGAGCCTATTCCCTGATTCAGAAATTATGAAGGCTGATGGCAACACAGTTCTTATGACACAGGAATATAAGTTTGGTGAAATCGAAGAAAAGATTGCTAAACTTAATGAAAATGGTGAAAAGGTTCTTTCTGCTATTAGAATTGGCAACCTATAA